Proteins from one Rosa chinensis cultivar Old Blush chromosome 7, RchiOBHm-V2, whole genome shotgun sequence genomic window:
- the LOC112180138 gene encoding uncharacterized protein LOC112180138 — MAELVAGAGLGTVFTMLYDVVKECLVVGKFMQFKPLLGALKSTLDSIQPLIIQKIGEHNLKLGLPNDEIQNLEKQMREAEKLVVKLSKLRMWNRIKSRYTDQLVELDGTLKRLLKQVLMQQARDVKENLMVAKETAQQLVEMQEFNERLLKERTLQQEEAIDLQHKFVSALQNNAKQLVHLQGVIEEMMKQQEAREVTDAGTGYDLEKLFNLLYESVQRVMVEHVTYKPMLQSIECALDSLQPLVKVTKKPSGLLLDRLKEDLEVLRIQMQNGMELLRKCAKIGTWNIYKRFKYANKLIQWEESLRRQIDILYLRTMGRPITV; from the exons ATGGCCGAGTTAGTCGCAGGGGCTGGTTTAGGAACAGTGTTCACCATGCTCTACGATGTGGTTAAGGAATGCTTAGTAGTGGGCAAGTTTATGCAGTTTAAACCCCTCCTCGGAGCTCTCAAATCCACCTTAGACTCCATTCAACCACTCATCATCCAAAAGATAGGAGAACACAACCTGAAACTGGGTCTCCCAAATGATGAAATACAAAATCTCGAGAAACAAATGAGGGAGGCGGAAAAGCTTGTTGTCAAGCTCTCCAAGCTTCGGATGTGGAACCGCATCAAGTCTCGTTACACAGACCAACTTGTGGAGTTGGATGGAACTCTGAAACGGCTCTTGAAACAGGTGTTGATGCAGCAAGCGAGGGACGTTAAGGAGAACTTGATGGTGGCAAAGGAAACTGCGCAACAACTTGTTGAGATGCAAGAGTTCAATGAGAGACTGCTGAAGGAACGGACGCTGCAGCAGGAAGAAGCGATAGATCTGCAGCACAAGTTTGTTTCGGCACTCCAAAACAACGCTAAACAGCTTGTTCATTTGCAAGGAGTGATAGAAGAAATGATGAAGCAGCAGGAAGCAAGGGAAGTCACTGATGCCGGAACAG GGTATGATCTAGAGAAACTATTCAATCTGTTATACGAAAGCGTTCAGCGGGTGATGGTCGAGCATGTCACATATAAACCCATGCTCCAGAGCATCGAATGCGCCCTTGACTCCTTACAACCACTGGTCAAGGTGACAAAGAAACCTAGTGGGCTGTTGTTGGATCGCTTGAAGGAGGACCTAGAAGTTCTGAGAATACAAATGCAAAACGGCATGGAGCTATTACGCAAGTGCGCAAAGATAGGTACATGGAACATCTACAAAAGGTTCAAATACGCCAACAAGCTTATTCAATGGGAAGAATCTCTACGAAGACAGATAGATATATTGTACTTACGTACAATGGGGCGTCCAATTACAGTTTAA